One window of the Pseudobdellovibrionaceae bacterium genome contains the following:
- the pilB gene encoding type IV-A pilus assembly ATPase PilB yields MAAKRKGLGELLVKENLIDYEQLEQARKEQKSGGGRLTAALVRMGYVREKDLAEFLGQQFNVPTIDLTSFEIDDEATKLVSRQVCEKHMVIPVTLAGKNLVVAFADPSNIFVKDDLALLTRCKIEVVVASEAAIAQAIEKYYGATSARFDSIMSEIVEADESFTGGKSSAELVDAEMAADAGPIIRFVNAMLAEAIKLKASDIHVEPYEKRFRIRFRIDGTLHEKTQPPPGTAASVVSRIKILSKMDIAERRRPQDGRLKVRLKNGREVDFRVNSVPTMFGEKIVLRILDKSNLNVDMTKLGMDEAQLKLFKEAIYLPQGMVLVTGPTGSGKTTTLYSALSELNQPSRNISTAEDPIEFNLDGINQVQAAPDYGVSFADILRAFLRQDPEIIMLGEIRDLDTANIAYKAASTGHMVLSTLHTNDAPASVTRLLDMGVPGFMVGESTSLIVAQRLMRKICNSCATDHRVLPEALIELGVREEDLDKFKDLKKGEGCGECNGTGLRGRIAIYEMMKMTTGIKEIVLKGGTPQDIKRLAIAEGMMSLRQSALQKLRHGLSTVQEVMNSSVGDYV; encoded by the coding sequence AAAGGAGCAAAAGTCAGGTGGAGGGCGCCTTACGGCGGCTCTGGTCCGCATGGGCTACGTGCGAGAAAAGGACTTGGCCGAGTTCTTGGGTCAGCAGTTTAATGTCCCGACCATCGACCTCACCTCATTTGAAATCGATGATGAAGCCACCAAGCTGGTTTCACGCCAGGTATGCGAAAAGCATATGGTGATCCCGGTCACTTTGGCAGGAAAAAACCTGGTGGTGGCCTTTGCTGATCCGAGTAACATCTTCGTCAAAGATGACTTGGCGCTATTGACCCGCTGTAAAATTGAAGTGGTGGTAGCATCAGAAGCCGCCATTGCCCAGGCGATTGAGAAGTACTACGGTGCCACCTCTGCGCGATTTGATTCAATCATGTCAGAAATCGTCGAGGCCGATGAATCTTTCACCGGTGGCAAGTCCAGCGCTGAGCTTGTAGATGCAGAAATGGCGGCAGATGCCGGCCCCATTATTCGCTTTGTGAATGCCATGTTGGCAGAAGCGATCAAACTAAAAGCCTCAGATATTCACGTTGAACCTTATGAGAAGCGCTTTCGCATTCGTTTTCGAATTGACGGTACTCTTCATGAGAAGACTCAGCCGCCTCCCGGTACTGCGGCTTCGGTGGTGAGCCGAATCAAGATTTTGAGCAAGATGGACATTGCTGAAAGGCGCCGTCCTCAGGACGGTCGTTTGAAGGTTCGTCTAAAAAACGGTCGCGAGGTGGATTTTCGTGTGAACAGCGTCCCCACAATGTTTGGTGAAAAAATCGTGTTGCGTATTTTGGACAAATCCAACCTCAACGTGGATATGACCAAATTGGGAATGGATGAGGCTCAGCTCAAATTGTTTAAAGAAGCCATCTACCTGCCTCAGGGCATGGTGTTGGTAACTGGACCAACGGGCAGTGGTAAGACGACCACTTTGTATTCAGCCCTTTCCGAGTTGAATCAGCCCAGTCGCAACATTTCAACGGCCGAGGATCCTATCGAGTTTAACCTTGATGGTATCAATCAGGTTCAGGCAGCTCCCGATTATGGAGTGAGTTTTGCTGACATCCTCCGAGCCTTCCTGCGTCAAGACCCTGAAATCATTATGCTTGGTGAGATTCGAGATTTGGATACAGCGAATATTGCCTATAAGGCGGCCTCCACTGGTCACATGGTGTTGAGCACCCTACACACCAATGACGCGCCTGCCTCAGTCACTCGTCTACTCGATATGGGGGTCCCCGGATTTATGGTCGGCGAATCCACTAGTTTGATTGTGGCCCAGCGACTGATGAGAAAGATCTGTAATAGTTGTGCCACTGACCATCGTGTGCTTCCGGAAGCCCTGATTGAATTAGGAGTGAGAGAGGAAGACCTTGATAAATTTAAAGATTTGAAAAAAGGCGAAGGTTGTGGAGAATGTAATGGTACGGGTCTTCGCGGCCGGATCGCGATCTATGAAATGATGAAGATGACGACCGGGATCAAAGAGATCGTACTAAAGGGTGGGACACCACAGGATATTAAGCGCCTGGCGATTGCTGAGGGGATGATGAGTTTGCGGCAAAGCGCTCTACAGAAGTTACGGCATGGACTTTCAACAGTCCAAGAAGTGATGAATTCGTCGGTTGGAGACTATGTATGA